The following proteins are co-located in the Enoplosus armatus isolate fEnoArm2 chromosome 10, fEnoArm2.hap1, whole genome shotgun sequence genome:
- the dcps gene encoding m7GpppX diphosphatase: MADSAAKRETDGSDEISQKVKRAKADNENGRGEDGKEYENILSEFKTSNVLSDSAREKIMFIRGKLADQEAVVVLEKTPIREDTLAELFSGSRLKLEMRNDIYSTYQLQAPPHLNEIKTTVVCPATEKHVKKYLRQESFLVEETGEDYQSITLPYIQEQSFSVQWLYNILEKKAESNRVVYEDPDPDVGFVLLPDLKWDQKQIDDLYLIAITHQRGIKSLRDLTSEHLPLLQNIFQKGKEAILQHYSLPASKLRVYLHYQPSYYHLHVHFTKLGYEAPGCGVERAHLLPDVIQNLQSEPQYYKTRTLYFPLRADDGLLSKFKEAGRL, translated from the exons ATGGCAGACTCCGCGGCTAAACGTGAAACTGACGGATCCGATGAAATATCTCAGAAAGTCAAAAGGGCGAAAGCTGACAATGAGAATGGTCGAGGAGAAGATGGAAAGGAATatgaaaatattctgtctgAGTTTAAAACATCCAACGTGTTGAGTGATTCTGCCCGGGAGAAAATTATGTTCATCCGCGGAAAG CTTGCCGATCAGGAGGCTGTGGTGGTCCTGGAGAAGACTCCCATCAGGGAGGACACCCTGGCTGAGCTCTTCAGTGGCTCCAGGCTGAAGCTGGAGATGAGGAACGACATCTACAGCACGTATCAGTTACAGGCTCCCCCTCACCTCAACG AGATCAAGACCACAGTGGTGTGTCCAGCCACAGAGAAGCATGTAAAGAAATACCTGCGTCAGGAGAGTTTCCTGGTGGAGGAGACGGGGGAGGACTATCAGTCCATCACTCTGCCCTACATTCAGGAGCAGAGTTTCAGCGTGCAA TGGTTATACAACATCCTGGAGAAGAAGGCAGAGAGTAATAGGGTAGTTTATGAAGATCCAGACCCGGACGTTGGCTTTGTCCTCCTCCCTGATTTAAAATGGGACCAGAAACAG atTGATGATTTATACCTGATTGCCATAACACATCAGAGAGGCATCAAGAGTCTCAGAGATCTGACGTCAGAGCATCTACCTCTGCTGCAGAACATCTTCCAGAAAGGAAAG GAGGCCATCCTGCAGCACTACAGCCTTCCAGCCAGTAAGCTGAGAGTCTACCTGCACTACCAGCCGTCCTACTACCACCTCCACGTCCACTTCACCAAGCTGGGCTACGAGGCGCCGGGCTGCGGCGTGGAGCGGGCCCACCTCCTCCCAGACGTCATCCAAAATCTCCAGTCGGAACCGCAGTACTACAAAACCCGGACCCTGTACTTCCCCCTGAGGGCGGACGACGGACTACTCAGCAAGTTCAAGGAGGCAGGGAGGCTGTAA